From a single Nicotiana tabacum cultivar K326 chromosome 8, ASM71507v2, whole genome shotgun sequence genomic region:
- the LOC107784075 gene encoding scarecrow-like protein 14 — translation MDPRFNPLPHPVNTFEFEDQINLSSFEESLNHPLSYTDNYVAFGAPYNTSSPDVGNFAPSSNVSSEVDSPDDHDSDSLFKYLNQILMEENIEDKPSMFHDPLALKAAEKSFYEALGKSYPPSPYRTSDYVYHQLKSPDSIFWNSSEHSTSSSNTGTNSTDPQWVVDPGEFRLPVEGHPSEYNVQPLVQSNSERSRGSLNNFNNSNAHVDTLVNPNVFTDSESILQFRRGMEEASKFLPNLSQFVIDLDKYTLPPKMEEVSKEAVVKVEKDEKNHSPNGTKGRKHQYPEDSDHEDERSNKQSAIYVEEEVELSEMFDRVLLCTDKGTGCGDVKREMPSEVNMSSDQNGQAHGSNGGKTRAKKQATKNEAVDIRTLLISCAQSVAADDRRTANEQLKHIRQHSSPTGDAYQRLASVFADGLEARLAGTGTQQYAALAPKRITAAEKLKAYQVYLSSCPFKKISIFFANKMIFHTASNARTLHLIDFGITYGFQWPILIQLLSQIPGGPPKLRITGIDLPQPGFRPAESLEQTGSRLAKYCERFHVPFEYNAIATQNWENIKIEDLKLASGETVAVNCLFRLKNLLDETVVVDSPRDAVLSLIRKMNPDIFVQAVVNGSYSAPFFVTRFREALFHYSTLFDMFDATLPRDDQQRLHFEQEFYRREAMNVIACEGSERVERPETYKQWQVRYMRAGFKLLPLNQQLMQKLRCKVKGGYHRDFVFDEDGNWMLQGWKGRVVCASSCWVPA, via the coding sequence ATGGATCCTCGGTTCAATCCGTTGCCTCATCCTGTAAACACTTTCGAGTTCGAAGATCAGATCAATTTGTCTAGCTTTGAGGAATCACTGAATCATCCTCTCAGTTATACGGATAACTATGTAGCTTTTGGTGCCCCATACAATACATCAAGTCCAGACGTTGGTAACTTTGCTCCATCCTCAAATGTGAGCTCGGAAGTGGACTCTCCAGATGATCACGACTCTGATTCGCTGTTCAAGTACCTTAACCAGATACTAATGGAGGAGAATATTGAAGATAAGCCCAGCATGTTCCATGATCCGCTTGCTCTAAAAGCTGCTGAGAAGTCCTTCTATGAAGCCCTTGGCAAGTCGTACCCTCCTTCACCCTATCGTACCTCTGATTATGTTTACCATCAGTTAAAAAGCCCAGACAGCATTTTCTGGAATTCCAGCGAGCATAGTACAAGTAGTAGCAATACTGGTACTAATTCCACCGATCCTCAATGGGTTGTTGATCCTGGAGAATTTAGGTTGCCCGTAGAGGGTCATCCATCGGAATACAACGTCCAACCTTTGGTGCAGAGTAACTCAGAGAGGTCCCGTGGTTCTTTAAACAACTTCAATAATTCAAATGCCCATGTGGACACTTTAGTAAATCCTAATGTATTTACTGATAGTGAGTCCATCTTACAGTTCAGGAGAGGGATGGAGGAAGCTAGTAAATTCCttccaaaccttagtcaatttgtCATCGATTTGGATAAATATACATTGCCTCCAAAGATGGAGGAAGTATCCAAAGAGGCTGTCGTCAAGGTAGAGAAGGATGAGAAGAATCACTCACCTAATGGCACGAAAGGAAGAAAGCATCAGTATCCCGAGGACAGTGATCACGAGGACGAAAGGAGCAACAAACAATCAGCAATATATGTGGAGGAGGAGGTTGAGTTATCAGAGATGTTTGATAGGGTTCTGCTTTGTACAGATAAGGGGACAGGATGTGGTGATGTCAAGCGTGAGATGCCATCTGAAGTAAACATGAGTTCAGATCAGAATGGACAAGCACATGGATCAAATGGTGGAAAAACTCGTGCTAAAAAACAAGCGACTAAAAATGAAGCTGTGGATATAAGGACTCTCTTAATTAGCTGTGCACAATCTGTTGCTGCTGACGATCGCAGGACGGCAAATGAACAGCTAAAGCATATCAGGCAGCATTCTTCACCCACAGGTGATGCATACCAGAGGCTGGCCAGTGTATTTGCAGATGGCCTTGAAGCTCGGCTGGCTGGCACTGGCACTCAACAATATGCTGCCCTTGCCCCGAAAAGGATCACAGCTGCTGAGAAATTGAAAGCATACCAGGTTTACCTTTCATCATGCCCGTTCAAGAAAATATCAATATTCTTTGCGAATAAAATGATCTTCCACACAGCATCGAATGCCAGGACATTGCATCTCATAGATTTTGGTATAACATACGGTTTCCAGTGGCCAATACTCATCCAGCTTCTCTCACAGATACCTGGTGGGCCTCCAAAGCTTCGCATTACTGGAATAGACCTTCCCCAACCTGGCTTCAGGCCAGCAGAAAGCTTAGAACAGACGGGGAGCCGCTTGGCAAAATATTGTGAGCGCTTTCATGTTCCATTTGAGTATAATGCGATAGCAACACAGAATTGGGAGAATATTAAAATTGAAGACTTGAAACTTGCAAGTGGCGAGACTGTTGCTGTGAACTGCCTTTTTCGTCTTAAGAACCTATTGGATGAGACAGTGGTTGTGGACAGTCCAAGGGATGCAGTTCTGAGCTTAATTAGAAAGATGAATCCAGATATCTTTGTGCAAGCTGTAGTCAATGGATCTTACAGTGCACCCTTCTTTGTCACTCGCTTCAGGGAGGCCCTCTTCCACTACTCAACtctctttgacatgtttgatgcTACTTTACCCCGTGATGATCAGCAGAGGTTGCATTTTGAACAAGAATTTTATAGGCGCGAGGCAATGAATGTAATTGCTTGTGAAGGGTCCGAGAGGGTTGAGAGGCCTGAGACATATAAGCAATGGCAGGTCCGCTATATGAGGGCTGGATTCAAGCTACTTCCCTTAAACCAACAACTCATGCAGAAGTTAAGGTGCAAGGTAAAGGGGGGATACCACCGAGATTTTGTGTTTGATGAGGATGGTAATTGGATGTTACAGGGTTGGAAAGGCCGGGTAGTATGTGCTAGCTCGTGTTGGGTGCCAGCATAG
- the LOC107808571 gene encoding uncharacterized protein C24B11.05 isoform X2, with amino-acid sequence MEHEDSYQLVSEPKYECLLFDVDDTLYPLRSGISAQCTKNIIDYMVEKLGIDEAKVPEMCVSLYKEYGTTMAGLRAIGYDFDYDDYHSFVHGRLPYELLKTDHVLRNLLHSLPVRKVIFSNANEAHVAKVLSRLGLEDCFDDIICFETVNPTRDSSVAQDNINAESARTLVVCKPFEEAYEQAFKIANINPQKTLFFDDSVRNLQTAKLMGLHTVWVGASHKTKAIDYALESIHNMKEALPELWEDVKPDVRISEKTAIEVRV; translated from the exons ATGGAGCATGAAGACAGCTACCAGCTAGTTTCAGAGCCAAAATATGAATGCCTTCTCTTTG ATGTTGATGATACACTTTATCCACTGAGATCCGGAATTTCAGCACAATGCACAAAGAATATCATTG ATTATATGGTTGAAAAGCTTGGCATAGATGAGGCTAAAGTTCCAGAAATGTGTGTAAGCTTATATAAGGAATATGGAACAACCATGGCTGGTCTCAGG GCCATTGGTTATGACTTTGACTATGATGACTACCATAG TTTTGTACATGGGAGATTACCTTATGAACTTTTGAAGACTGACCATGTTTTGAGGAATCTTTTGCATAGCTTGCCTGTTCGGAAAGTT ATATTTTCAAATGCGAATGAAGCCCATGTAGCAAAAGTTCTAAGCAGGCTGGGATTAGAGGACTGCTTTGATGATATCATATGCTTTGAGACTGTGAATCCTACTCGCGACAGCAGTGTTGCACAAGACAATATCAATGCCG AATCTGCTAGGACTCTGGTTGTTTGCAAACCCTTCGAAGAAGCCTATGAACAAGCCTTTAAAATAGCCAATATTAACCCTCAGAAGACG CTGTTCTTTGATGACTCGGTCCGTAACCTTCAGACTGCTAAGCTCATGGGCCTTCATACAGTTTGG GTGGGAGCCTCACATAAAACAAAAGCTATAGATTATGCGCTAGAGAGCATTCATAACATGAAGGAAGCATTACCTGAGTTATGGGAAGATGTTAAACCAGATGTTCGCATCTCAGAAAAGACTGCAATTGAAGTGAGAGTTTAG
- the LOC107808571 gene encoding uncharacterized protein C24B11.05 isoform X1, with protein MIFLLFVLASFVNDVVCSLFSFKFLLMSFTLFRFCCSFRRSLFCTANIFFPFHFFPLFVVVSFTDDPIMFLDPWNKMEHEDSYQLVSEPKYECLLFDVDDTLYPLRSGISAQCTKNIIDYMVEKLGIDEAKVPEMCVSLYKEYGTTMAGLRAIGYDFDYDDYHSFVHGRLPYELLKTDHVLRNLLHSLPVRKVIFSNANEAHVAKVLSRLGLEDCFDDIICFETVNPTRDSSVAQDNINAESARTLVVCKPFEEAYEQAFKIANINPQKTLFFDDSVRNLQTAKLMGLHTVWVGASHKTKAIDYALESIHNMKEALPELWEDVKPDVRISEKTAIEVRV; from the exons ATGATTTTTCTCTTGTTTGTACTTGCAAGTTTCGTTAACGATGTTGTATGCTCTTTGTTCTCTTTCAAGTTTCTCCTAATGAGTTTTACCTTATTCAGATTTTGTTGCAGTTTTAGGCGTTCTCTTTTTTGTACTGCAAATATCTTTTTTCCATTTCATTTTTTCCCCTTGTTTGTAGTCGTGAGTTTCACTGATGATCCAATAATGTTTTTGG ATCCTTGGAACAAAATGGAGCATGAAGACAGCTACCAGCTAGTTTCAGAGCCAAAATATGAATGCCTTCTCTTTG ATGTTGATGATACACTTTATCCACTGAGATCCGGAATTTCAGCACAATGCACAAAGAATATCATTG ATTATATGGTTGAAAAGCTTGGCATAGATGAGGCTAAAGTTCCAGAAATGTGTGTAAGCTTATATAAGGAATATGGAACAACCATGGCTGGTCTCAGG GCCATTGGTTATGACTTTGACTATGATGACTACCATAG TTTTGTACATGGGAGATTACCTTATGAACTTTTGAAGACTGACCATGTTTTGAGGAATCTTTTGCATAGCTTGCCTGTTCGGAAAGTT ATATTTTCAAATGCGAATGAAGCCCATGTAGCAAAAGTTCTAAGCAGGCTGGGATTAGAGGACTGCTTTGATGATATCATATGCTTTGAGACTGTGAATCCTACTCGCGACAGCAGTGTTGCACAAGACAATATCAATGCCG AATCTGCTAGGACTCTGGTTGTTTGCAAACCCTTCGAAGAAGCCTATGAACAAGCCTTTAAAATAGCCAATATTAACCCTCAGAAGACG CTGTTCTTTGATGACTCGGTCCGTAACCTTCAGACTGCTAAGCTCATGGGCCTTCATACAGTTTGG GTGGGAGCCTCACATAAAACAAAAGCTATAGATTATGCGCTAGAGAGCATTCATAACATGAAGGAAGCATTACCTGAGTTATGGGAAGATGTTAAACCAGATGTTCGCATCTCAGAAAAGACTGCAATTGAAGTGAGAGTTTAG